The Anoplopoma fimbria isolate UVic2021 breed Golden Eagle Sablefish chromosome 5, Afim_UVic_2022, whole genome shotgun sequence genome contains a region encoding:
- the LOC129090924 gene encoding dickkopf-related protein 3-like, translating into MFCNLWMLCLCLCFYLTEARIWAWMLNMPHSPPKEGAKAHRESASITKATTAVCDHDRACGRGFSCDRHFGLCVPLRAEGHYCRRDAQCVRGLSCMFGKCHRSIPNGQEGARCKVDRDCGASMCCARHHGEQVCKRRLIGGESCYVPDGGLAFSINQICPCDEGLLCRENGASHRRE; encoded by the exons ATGTTTTGCAATCTCTGGATGCTCTGCCTTTGTCTCTGCTTCTACTTGACTGAAGCTCGTATATGGGCCTGGATGCTCAACATGCCTCACAGCCCTCCCAAAGAAGGAGCCAAGGCACATAGAGAAAGCGCCTCTATAACCAAAGCAACCACG GCTGTGTGCGACCATGACAGGGCCTGTGGACGGGGGTTCTCCTGTGATCGACACTTTGGTCTATGTGTCCCTCTGCGAGCGGAGGGCCACTACTGTCGGAGGGACGCTCAGTGTGTCCGCGGACTCAGCTGCATGTTTGGGAAGTGCCATCGCAGCATCCCCAACGGACAAGAGG GAGCCAGATGTAAAGTGGACAGAGACTGTGGGGCATCCATGTGCTGCGCCCGTCACCACGGCGAGCAGGTGTGCAAGAGACGTTTGATCGGCGGTGAGAGCTGCTATGTTCCCGATGGTGGACTGGCATTCAGCATAAACCAGATTTGTCCGTGTGACGAGGGGCTACTGTGTCGAGAAAACGGGGCATCACACCGGAGAGAGTaa
- the tectb gene encoding beta-tectorin: MASVGAFLMLLPVAWTCTPQKADYVMVSCFPNAIIANVPECPYGWEIEQLSLGGVCYSGTHTPGYYRFSIPDLTPKNHSYCGTQAEYVTGKDPKYIFHNSIVSNDTMLTVRNQPVNYTFSCMYRAAYLVNNAVFSQSVFTKPSAFSRVATVYVNNGSLGTFRSQLSMNVFTNSKFLYAKDSPYVIDTSEIGSEVFIGIEAKGLSNRFKVVINNCWATPTPYSTDKKRWSLIINSCSSDNTVTIFENAKDSRSMFKFNSFRFQRLEKVSTVWLHCEVQVCDGERLVCQPGPCSFRSLSSETEPIGGILTAEFHIKGIESSNNGHMTDSSVFIMLVVLINTCCDLVNGSRM; encoded by the exons ATGGCTTCTGTCGGtgcatttttaatgcttttgcCTGTTGCATGGACATGCACTCCACAAAAAGCAG ACTACGTCATGGTGTCATGTTTCCCCAACGCCATCATCGCCAACGTCCCAGAATGTCCTTACGGCTGGGAGATCGAGCAGCTGTCTCTGGGTGGAGTGTGTTACTCTGGAACACACACTCCAGGCTACTACCGCTTCAGCATCCCAGACCTGACACCCAAGAACCACTCGTACTGCGGCACCCAGGCTGAG TACGTGACCGGCAAAGACCCCAAGTACATCTTCCACAACTCCATCGTGTCCAACGACACGATGCTCACAGTCAGAAACCAGCCGGTCAACTACACCTTCAGCTGCATGTACCGAGCGGCCTACCTGGTGAACAACGCCGTGTTCAGCCAAAG CGTTTTTACTAAACCCTCTGCTTTTTCCAGAGTGGCTACAGTTTATGTCAACAACGGCAGTTTAGGCACTTTTAGATCACAGTTGTCTATGAATGTGTTCACG AATTCAAAGTTCCTGTACGCCAAGGACTCCCCGTATGTGATCGACACTTCTGAGATCGGCTCTGAAGTTTTCATCGGCATCGAGGCAAAAGGACTAAGTAACAG ATTCAAAGTTGTGATAAACAACTGCTGGGCCACTCCTACTCCTTATTCAACAGACAAGAAGAGGTGGAGTCTCATCATTAACAG ctgctcctctgaCAACACTGTGACTATTTTCGAGAACGCCAAAGACAGCCGCTCCATGTTCAAGTTCAACTCTTTCCGCTTCCAGCGTCTGGAGAAGGTTTCAACCGTCTGGCTTCACTGTGAGGTCCAGGTTTGTGACGGAGAGAGACTCGTCTGTCAGCCA GGCCCCTGCTCTTTCAGAAGTCTGTCATCAGAGACAGAACCAATTGGGGGGATCCTCACTGCCGAGTTTCACATTAAAG GTATTGAATCCTCCAATAATGGACACATGACAG ACTCTTCAGTGTTCATCATGCTGGTTGTCCTCATAAACACATGTTGTGATTTAGTAAATGGTTCAAGAATGTAG